The following coding sequences are from one Neodiprion lecontei isolate iyNeoLeco1 chromosome 7, iyNeoLeco1.1, whole genome shotgun sequence window:
- the LOC124295561 gene encoding uncharacterized protein LOC124295561, translating into MSKSRSVYTHNVYKFQRSLLNLEISDAHATIVKYQNILLSLENDILIELPVEVSKKFFDTQYLKLEPAFNAYKTANINKLASLINNKKRLNFNTIDPTSENWLVNLSSTDIPVNVIDVLKMGPKYGIPFKNNRIPTNKLISDFESKISCIPSHSRNTARQDFTNTIKKFINTPAPLNADKNVLHKIKETKIFQNNNQDLLFLKADKGNKTVVMNKLMYESEMLQQLSNNNSYKVVRYDLTSTLQQEVKKLTTDWVNSKFISNQLRRQIAKTDCLPPRAYGLPKIHKPDTPVRIIVFFTDSPTINLARFLSKCIGNNIIPPLSRIRDSFALVNAISDLRLPADYILVSLDVISLFTNVPQDLAINAVKQRWHQLVDKIPVPLNEL; encoded by the coding sequence atgtcTAAGTCGCgttctgtttacacacacaatGTATACAAATTTCAAAGGTCGTTACTCAATCTTGAGATCAGTGACGCTCACGCGACCATTGTTAAAtaccaaaatattttgttgtcGCTGGAGAATGACATCTTAATTGAATTACCGGTTGaagtgtcaaaaaaattcttcgacacGCAATACTTGAAATTAGAACCGGCCTTCAACGCTTACAAGACGGCTAACATCAACAAGTTAGCTAGTCTGATCAATAACAAAAAACGACTCAATTTTAATACAATTGACCCGACCTCTGAAAATTGGTTAGTAAACCTCAGCAGCACTGACATTCCGGTCAATGTTATCGACGTACTAAAAATGGGACCTAAATATGGCATTCCTTTTAAGAATAACCGCATCCCAACCAACAAACTCATATCGGATTTCGAATCAAAGATTTCCTGCATTCCTTCTCATTCTCGTAATACGGCCCGGCAAGATTTCACCAACACAATAAAAAAGTTCATTAACACTCCTGCTCCCCTTAACGCCGATAAGAATGTCCTTCATAAAATCAAAGAAACCAAGATCTTCCAAAACAACAATCAGGACTTGCTTTTCTTGAAGGCGGATAAGggaaacaagactgttgtGATGAACAAACTAATGTACGAGTCTGAAATGTTGCAACAACTATCTAACAATAATTCTTATAAAGTTGTGAGATACGATCTCACCTCTACTTTGCAAcaagaagtaaaaaaactaACAACTGATTGGGTCAACAGCAAATTCATCTCTAATCAACTGAGACGTCAAATTGCAAAAACGGATTGCCTACCACCTAGAGCTTACGGACTACCGAAAATCCACAAACCTGATACACCGGTACGAATTATTGTGTTCTTCACTGATAGTCCGACGATTAATCTGGCTCGTTTCCTCAGTAAATGTATAGGTAACAACATCATACCTCCCTTGTCACGGATAAGAGATAGTTTTGCGTTGGTGAATGCTATTAGTGACCTTCGTCTTCCAGCTGATTATATTTTAGTTTCACTGGATGTTATATCCTTATTCACTAATGTACCACAAGATCTTGCAATTAACGCTGTCAAACAGCGCTGGCATCAGCTGGTGGACAAAATTCCGGTCCCACTTAACGAACTCTGA